TAATGTTGAGGGAACTGACAATGCCCACAATTTGCTTTGGTGTGTAGAGTTCGTCGTAAGCACGCCCTTTAAAGGGATTGAGGCTATCGACCAAGCTGGCGTCACTGATTGCCCGATCCTCATCTGGTTCGGTCACAGGCCGTCCTAACAAAGCTCGAACTCCGGCAGCATGGCGGCCTTCGACCGAGACAATGGAACCAGCCGCCAAAATGTAGGTCGGATTGGTCAGACTGGGTCCTGCCCCGTTGTAGGCATGCACTCCGGTATCTTCTAGGGCGACCGCAGTATTTAAAATGGTGTCGCGGTTGGTCAGCAGCGCCGCTAGTCCAGTTGAGTTAAAGCTTACGTCTCTAGTTTGAAAGAGGGCGTTTTCAGCCAGCACATCTCGCAAAAATGTCACGTGGGTTGCTTCATGGACGCCTAATACCCTGACGTACTCAAGTTCGCGGGGGTTGGTAATTTTGCCAGAGCGAACAACCGCAGCGTAAAATGCTGCCTCTAGCTCCTCCAGCAGCAGCGCAAAGTTGAGGATGCCAATATCATCAGCGTTGAACGTCAGAGTTTTTACGCTCCGACCCATTTGCGCCATCACGGTCTTGGGTACGGTAGTTAAGGCGGCTGCACCCAAACCACAAAGGCCCCATTTCAACAGCTTGCGGCGAGAAGCAAAAGCTGTTTGACCGATTCGCTTACTTTGCAAGGTCATGACTTATTCCTAATGAAGGTATCAAATACTTTGGAAGGTGTGAGCAGCCAAGCCAAAACCAGCCCCTGCCTGAGAGGGTCTTGCAAGATAGGCACTCAGTTGTTGGCCTGCTGCGCCGCTGGATCTGCCGAAGTGCGATCGCACTTCGGCCACTCTGTAAAAGTGGGTACTAGCTGAGGTCAGCTTGCTCCTGTCGCTTTTTCAGATGTAGAGCCGCTCCTGCAGCACCTAGGGCAAGCAAAGCCAGCGTTGATGCTGGTTCGGGAACGGATTCAGCTGCTTCACCTGCCTGCACTCCGGTTAAAGCAATGGTGTAGCTGCCGCCGCTGCTTAAAATTGCGCCGTCAAATCCGCTGAGGGGGGCATCGTCCCCAGGCCCCGTCGGTCCAGATACGCTCGTAAAGATGGTTTCTAGAGGAGTATCTATTGGAAAATCAGAAAAGCTGGGAAAAATTCTGTTTCCCTCTGCGTTAACTGGGCTGTAGTCAAAAGAAGCAATCCCTAAGTAGTAAATTCCAGAATTGGTAGGGGTAAAAGCATTACTTGCTGGCAGCGCAGACTGCAAAGTTTCGCTAGAAGCATCCTCATTGAAGTAGATCCCAAACCCCTGTTCACCAAAGAGAAACAGCCGGGTGTCAAAGTCAGCGCTATCAACTGTAGTTGCAGAGAAAGTTTGACCTCCCGCAAGAAAAATTTGAAACAGATCAGCGGGGTCATCAAATCCAGACAGTGTGCCAGAAATTGTCTCCAGCATCATAGGTCCTGAGGGGATGATCTGGGCACTGCCTAAGGCCTCGCCAGCATCCTCATTTTCCTCAAACGCTACAGCCGATGCTGGAGCTGAATGCAGTACTGCAACTAACCCTGACAGTGCCACAACCGCAGTTATGTAGTTCAAAGAATATCTCATTAGCAAGTTCTTTGTTGATTAAGAAGGTATAGCCGAGCGAAGCTAGCTATACCACTATAATGAGCTGGCATTGCTAGCTGAAAAGACGCAGCCTTCGAAAAAGATCGGGTTTACAAGCTGTCTATTTCTAATACGACGTGGGCTACCGATCGGATTTCTATAAAAGCAGGTTCTTTAAATCAGACGCGACTATAAATTGACCCATTAAATAACTTTTCCGAAACTCGATTACCCTTATTCAAATTGTTTAACTATCAATAGAAATGCAATTCTCCAATATCTCTGTACCGTTAGGAAGATATTTCATTTGAAATGTGATTGACAATACGAGGCAAAGCTAAATTCTTGCTGGCTGTACAGTGCACTTTTATTTGAGTTCCTCCCAACTTTTGATGCAGTAGCGAAATATTGCTTAACAAACATTCGCGTTTTAGGAATTTAGAGTCAGCTCAATCAGAAGAAAGCGATTCCAAATCAATTGTGCTCGTAGTTTAGTAAGATTAGACTTTTAAGTTCGAGGGTAGTCTAATATCTAATCCACCTATGCGGATAGTTTCTTACCTCGCACCTAACCTGTTCTGGCTCTATGAGGCGGTGGGAGATTACCTGGGGCGCGTCCTGGAGAAGGAGGTGCAAACCTTTGCAGCAGAGGCTGATCCCTTAACCGATTCGCAGTTGGCTGAGGAGGGTTGGGAGGGGTGTTTTATCTGTGGGCTGCCACTGATGCGGCTGGATCAGGCTTTTCCTGGGCAACTCAGGCCGCTAGTGGCTCCTGTTATGCAGGCCGATCGCTATGGCGATCGGCCGATCTATTTTTCAGATGTGATTGTGCGGGCCGACAGTTCGCTGCGAGCCTGGGAGGAC
This sequence is a window from Pseudanabaena sp. FACHB-2040. Protein-coding genes within it:
- a CDS encoding ferritin-like domain-containing protein, whose product is MTLQSKRIGQTAFASRRKLLKWGLCGLGAAALTTVPKTVMAQMGRSVKTLTFNADDIGILNFALLLEELEAAFYAAVVRSGKITNPRELEYVRVLGVHEATHVTFLRDVLAENALFQTRDVSFNSTGLAALLTNRDTILNTAVALEDTGVHAYNGAGPSLTNPTYILAAGSIVSVEGRHAAGVRALLGRPVTEPDEDRAISDASLVDSLNPFKGRAYDELYTPKQIVGIVSSLNIINNPINGTLVA
- a CDS encoding PEP-CTERM sorting domain-containing protein gives rise to the protein MRYSLNYITAVVALSGLVAVLHSAPASAVAFEENEDAGEALGSAQIIPSGPMMLETISGTLSGFDDPADLFQIFLAGGQTFSATTVDSADFDTRLFLFGEQGFGIYFNEDASSETLQSALPASNAFTPTNSGIYYLGIASFDYSPVNAEGNRIFPSFSDFPIDTPLETIFTSVSGPTGPGDDAPLSGFDGAILSSGGSYTIALTGVQAGEAAESVPEPASTLALLALGAAGAALHLKKRQEQADLS